Proteins from one Panicum virgatum strain AP13 chromosome 7K, P.virgatum_v5, whole genome shotgun sequence genomic window:
- the LOC120642340 gene encoding uncharacterized protein LOC120642340: MGHSDAASPASAAAARDAKKKRGNRTAAKLKQSKLETRREQWLSGQGKDGKETKVAASPTGAGSNAGSPILASPHPPLPRRRAYTRSRGSDPDDREEAGAAGLEVGSSDLDSPMHSPGSDKSQGDGGARRKGFSGNGGGPSLSSGSSVWSSSRSVSDAEEDDAGCPEDESEVLDDWEAAADALYDDDSHCHHHQTSVPTTPPPAPTNAAPANAARPEPIRRAWAPDDIFRPQSLPSISKQASFPASIGNCWAGMGMGAAQQGILSLPLSCPICYEDLDPTDSSFLPCPCGFHLCLFCHKRILEADGRCPGCRKQYNTVSAAEGGGGPKATTVGTGREMANIAPVRLSRSCSMGPRY, encoded by the exons ATGGGACACAGCGACGCCGCATCGCCCGcatcggcggccgccgcgcgcgacgcGAAGAAGAAGAGG GGGAACCGGACGGCGGCGAAGCTGAAGCAGAGCAAGCTCGAGACGCGCCGCGAGCAGTGGCTGTCCGGGCAAG GCAAGGATGGGAAAGAGACCAAGGTTGCGGCTTCGCCAACAGGAGCAGGATCAAATGCTGGCTCACCAATCCTCGCTTCCCCGCACCCTCCACTCCCTCGTCGGCGTGCGTACACGAGGTCTAGGGGAAGTGATCCGGACGACAGGGAGGAGGCTGGCGCTGCTGGACTAGAGGTAGGCAGCAGCGACCTTGACTCCCCAATGCACAGCCCTGGCTCTGACAAGTCCCAGGGCGATGGTGGCGCTAGGAGGAAAGGGTTCTCCGGCAATGGTGGTGGCCCCAGCCTCAGTAGTGGCAGCAGTGTGTGGTCCAGCTCGAGGAGTGTGAGTGATGCTGAGGAGGATGATGCAGGCTGCCCTGAGGATGAGAGTGAAGTCTTGGATGATTGGGAAGCGGCTGCTGATGCACTCTATGATGATGACAGTCattgccaccaccaccagactTCAGTTCCGACCACACCCCCACCAGCTCCTACCAATGCAGCCCCTGCCAATGCAGCAAGACCAGAACCGATTCGGAGGGCTTGGGCACCTGATGATATATTTCGTCCACAGAGTTTACCAAGCATCTCCAAGCAGGCCAGCTTCCCGGCGAGCATTGGTAACTGCTGGGCAGGGATGGGGATGGGTGCTGCACAGCAGGGTATTCTCTCATTGCCGCTGTCATGCCCGATATGCTATGAAGATCTTGACCCAACGGACTCTAGCTTCCTCCCCTGCCCTTGTGGGTTTCATTTGTGCCTCTTCTGCCACAAGAGGATCCTTGAGGCAGATGGGCGCTGCCCAGGTTGCAGGAAGCAATACAATACTGTGTCTGCAGCAGAAGGTGGTGGCGGCCCAAAAGCAACAACAGTTGGGACTGGACGAGAGATGGCAAATATAGCACCAGTGCGGCTATCCCGTTCTTGTAGCATGGGTCCAAGATACTAG